In Flavobacterium endoglycinae, one DNA window encodes the following:
- the lpxD gene encoding UDP-3-O-(3-hydroxymyristoyl)glucosamine N-acyltransferase, with protein MKKFSVHEICTHLHGITDGKTSAMVSSAGSPETAQPYQITFLGNKKFERLWPKSKALVAVVDKNSVLDPGPGRALIKVDSVELAMCRVLELFRPVAVRFENNIHHSAVIHKSAEIGSQTKIGAGVYVGAGCILEHNVTIYPNVTVLDGCFIGSGTVIWPGTVIRENCRIGLRTIIHSNAVIGADGFGFVKCPVEGLVKVPHIGNVVIGDDVEIGAAVCIDRAKFASTVIGNSCKIDNLVQIGHNCIVGEHCIIAGNSGLAGSVKLGRGVVIGGGSSIKDHVTIGDGATVGGGSGVISDVCAGDTVLGYPALKATVTLKHWASIKEKK; from the coding sequence ATGAAAAAATTTTCAGTACATGAGATCTGCACACATCTTCATGGCATAACTGACGGCAAAACGTCGGCAATGGTATCCTCTGCGGGGAGCCCTGAAACCGCCCAGCCATATCAGATTACTTTTCTAGGAAACAAAAAATTTGAAAGGCTTTGGCCGAAATCCAAAGCTCTTGTTGCTGTTGTGGATAAGAACAGCGTACTAGACCCCGGCCCCGGCAGGGCACTGATCAAAGTAGACAGTGTTGAGCTGGCTATGTGCCGAGTGCTTGAACTTTTCAGGCCTGTGGCTGTTAGGTTTGAAAACAACATCCATCACTCTGCAGTAATTCATAAGTCCGCTGAAATAGGCAGTCAAACAAAAATAGGAGCCGGCGTATACGTAGGCGCAGGATGCATACTGGAACATAATGTCACTATTTATCCTAACGTTACCGTGCTTGACGGCTGTTTTATTGGTTCTGGAACTGTTATATGGCCTGGGACTGTCATACGTGAAAACTGTCGCATCGGCCTAAGGACAATCATACATTCCAATGCTGTTATCGGTGCCGACGGGTTTGGTTTTGTGAAGTGTCCTGTTGAAGGACTCGTAAAGGTCCCCCATATCGGAAATGTTGTTATCGGTGATGATGTAGAAATCGGTGCAGCAGTCTGCATAGACCGCGCAAAATTCGCTTCAACTGTTATTGGAAACAGCTGTAAAATCGATAATCTGGTACAGATCGGGCATAACTGCATTGTAGGCGAACACTGCATCATCGCAGGAAACAGCGGACTTGCAGGTTCTGTGAAACTTGGCAGAGGAGTGGTCATCGGAGGGGGAAGCAGCATTAAGGACCATGTCACAATTGGAGACGGAGCTACCGTCGGCGGAGGATCGGGAGTGATCTCCGATGTCTGCGCAGGTGATACCGTATTAGGATATCCTGCTCTTAAAGCTACTGTTACTTTGAAACACTGGGCATCGATCAAAGAAAAAAAATAG
- a CDS encoding exodeoxyribonuclease VII large subunit, whose amino-acid sequence MATLAVSKKQAAGFKRMEPQQYIRLSQLNDQIHDAIHSRFRGETYWVVADITSHSFKADKKIHYFELVEKAEKNSAITAKIMGKAWGEGAVHLSDFEKKTGQRFTNNLHVLVKVSVDYHPLYGLSVNVLDIDVNFTLGVLEQQRNATLARLVAENDFIIKTAEGYSTLNSRLKLPLAIQRVAVISASNSAGNEDFRHTLEHNNFGYAFQIDDYHTIVQGDNNARLFLNKLIEVFNTGIPYDAVVITRAEARSRTSLFSTTIRSDGRLPSFPFQL is encoded by the coding sequence ATGGCTACCTTAGCAGTCAGCAAAAAACAGGCAGCAGGCTTTAAAAGGATGGAACCCCAGCAGTATATCAGACTCTCACAGCTCAACGACCAGATCCATGACGCGATCCATTCGCGCTTCAGGGGAGAGACGTATTGGGTGGTGGCTGATATCACCAGCCATTCCTTCAAGGCCGACAAAAAGATCCATTACTTCGAGCTGGTGGAGAAAGCGGAAAAGAACAGCGCCATAACGGCCAAGATCATGGGAAAGGCATGGGGAGAGGGAGCGGTGCACCTGTCGGACTTCGAGAAGAAGACCGGACAGCGCTTCACCAACAACCTGCATGTGCTGGTAAAGGTCAGCGTGGATTATCATCCGCTGTATGGGCTGTCAGTAAACGTGCTGGATATCGATGTGAATTTCACGCTCGGGGTCCTGGAGCAGCAGCGCAATGCCACCCTAGCACGGCTTGTGGCGGAAAACGATTTTATCATCAAAACGGCGGAAGGGTATTCCACGCTCAACAGCCGCCTGAAGCTGCCCCTTGCCATACAGCGGGTGGCTGTGATATCGGCAAGCAATTCTGCCGGGAATGAGGACTTCCGGCATACCCTTGAGCATAATAATTTCGGGTATGCTTTCCAGATTGACGACTATCATACCATAGTGCAGGGGGACAACAACGCCAGACTGTTCCTAAACAAGCTTATTGAAGTGTTCAATACAGGAATTCCCTATGACGCCGTTGTCATCACAAGGGCGGAGGCGCGCAGTCGGACTTCCTTATTTTCGACAACTATCAGATCGGACGGGCGGTTGCCAAGTTTCCCATTCCAATTATAA
- a CDS encoding response regulator, with product METSPPEAKLFNDLGRLSILLCEDNYLNQKLAQNVIEGFGFKIDIAENGSQGIEMLAHGEYDLMLMDLQMPIQDGYKTTKYIRKEMNNPIPIIAMTAHSLAGELHRCLDAGMNGYVPKPFKQHELLEAIKSVLKKDIIF from the coding sequence TTGGAAACCAGCCCGCCTGAAGCGAAACTCTTCAATGATCTTGGCAGGCTCAGCATACTGCTTTGTGAGGACAACTACCTCAACCAGAAACTGGCACAGAACGTAATTGAAGGATTCGGATTTAAAATAGATATAGCCGAAAACGGAAGCCAGGGCATAGAAATGCTAGCGCACGGAGAATATGACCTGATGCTTATGGATCTGCAGATGCCTATTCAGGATGGCTACAAGACGACTAAATATATAAGAAAAGAAATGAATAACCCTATCCCTATTATCGCCATGACTGCACATTCCCTGGCAGGAGAACTGCACCGATGCCTGGATGCCGGCATGAACGGCTATGTGCCTAAACCTTTTAAGCAGCATGAACTTTTGGAAGCAATAAAATCAGTTCTAAAAAAAGACATAATCTTTTAA
- a CDS encoding RNA recognition motif domain-containing protein, translating to MNIFVAKLGFATSEDQVRDAFASYGTVTSVKIIMDPFTGRSKCFGFVEMPDQSDAEKAIKGLNNSKLDSQTVVVNEARPKPDVLDYSPSRGASNYSKDRRR from the coding sequence ATGAATATCTTTGTAGCAAAACTGGGGTTTGCAACCTCGGAGGATCAGGTGCGCGACGCTTTCGCATCTTATGGAACAGTAACCTCTGTAAAAATAATTATGGATCCGTTTACAGGCCGCTCAAAATGCTTCGGTTTTGTTGAAATGCCTGACCAATCTGATGCTGAAAAAGCAATAAAAGGGCTGAACAACTCCAAACTGGACAGCCAGACTGTAGTGGTAAACGAAGCCCGACCTAAGCCTGATGTTTTGGACTACAGCCCCAGCAGAGGCGCATCAAATTACTCTAAGGACAGAAGAAGATAG
- a CDS encoding exodeoxyribonuclease VII large subunit gives MGRAVAKFPIPIITGIGHQKNVSITDMMAHTHTKTPTKAAEFIIAHNRSFETGLLSLQQHIVIKSQQLLLRHSKALEEQKRTISRNARELLSLYRQQLATANQSIASDAKDILHGHQKKLSLKAQMATQGSNSLLRRKRSDIDYLAENLKRFTSGYLKGRTLHLEHMDKSIKLMSPQHILKKGYAIVKANGKIAGTAENIKIGEDIEVILHDTLLKSTVKEKIQYDGRDTDV, from the coding sequence ATCGGACGGGCGGTTGCCAAGTTTCCCATTCCAATTATAACGGGCATCGGACACCAGAAGAATGTGAGCATCACCGATATGATGGCCCATACCCATACCAAGACCCCGACCAAGGCGGCAGAGTTCATCATTGCCCATAACCGCAGTTTTGAAACGGGTCTGCTGTCGCTGCAGCAGCATATCGTAATCAAATCCCAGCAGCTTCTGCTGCGTCATTCCAAAGCGCTTGAAGAGCAGAAGCGGACTATTTCAAGAAATGCAAGGGAGCTTCTCTCCCTCTACAGGCAGCAGCTGGCCACAGCCAATCAGAGCATTGCATCGGACGCGAAAGACATCCTGCACGGGCATCAGAAAAAGCTTTCGCTGAAAGCCCAGATGGCCACGCAGGGATCAAACAGTCTCTTGCGCCGCAAGAGAAGCGATATCGATTATCTGGCCGAAAACCTAAAGCGCTTTACGTCAGGCTATCTGAAAGGCAGGACGCTTCATCTGGAGCATATGGATAAAAGCATAAAACTGATGTCCCCGCAGCATATCCTAAAGAAGGGATATGCGATCGTAAAAGCGAATGGCAAGATTGCAGGGACTGCCGAGAATATAAAAATAGGAGAGGATATTGAGGTGATCCTCCACGATACCCTGCTTAAAAGCACCGTTAAAGAAAAAATACAATATGATGGAAGAGACACTGACGTATGA
- a CDS encoding transporter has product MKNIVCLFFLLLACFCGTAQQNIQTDRPDQTENTALVPKGRFQFESGVKHEQASSDELEVELPEFLARYGLSKRVELRLQGQFMYEKADRETFGLHELHAGAKIKILSEKNGFPAVSLMGQLQIPGIEAGSFQTHHAAPEVRVLLRNTLSKKVDLGYNAGVRWDANTMQASYSYTFSPNIKLSDQLHAFVESFGDFPVSRHGHQWADGGMALRLGSDLQLDFSLGMELTKTEGYHHFFESVGVSFRI; this is encoded by the coding sequence ATGAAAAATATAGTATGTCTTTTTTTCCTGCTGCTGGCATGCTTCTGCGGCACAGCTCAGCAGAACATACAGACCGACCGTCCTGACCAGACAGAGAATACGGCGCTGGTGCCCAAAGGAAGATTCCAGTTTGAGAGCGGTGTCAAGCACGAGCAGGCTTCTTCGGATGAACTGGAGGTTGAGCTGCCGGAATTCCTGGCCAGATACGGACTCTCCAAAAGAGTCGAGCTCCGCCTGCAGGGCCAGTTTATGTATGAAAAGGCCGATCGGGAAACTTTTGGCCTGCATGAGCTTCATGCCGGTGCCAAGATTAAAATCCTTTCTGAAAAGAACGGATTTCCAGCGGTGTCCCTGATGGGCCAGCTGCAGATCCCCGGCATTGAGGCCGGCTCATTCCAGACACATCATGCTGCGCCCGAAGTGCGGGTGCTGCTGCGTAATACCCTTTCTAAAAAAGTGGACCTTGGATATAATGCAGGGGTGAGATGGGATGCCAATACAATGCAGGCATCCTACAGCTACACGTTTTCGCCCAATATCAAGCTTTCTGACCAGCTGCATGCCTTTGTGGAAAGCTTTGGTGATTTCCCGGTCTCGCGCCATGGGCACCAGTGGGCTGACGGCGGTATGGCACTGCGTCTGGGAAGCGATCTGCAGCTTGATTTTTCACTGGGAATGGAGCTTACCAAAACAGAAGGGTATCATCATTTTTTTGAATCCGTGGGCGTTTCATTCCGTATCTAA
- a CDS encoding ATP-dependent helicase has product MSDPILENLNPNQLQAVKTTEGYVRVIAGAGSGKTKALTSRFAYIVDRLGINSSNILCVTFTNKAAQEMKKRVKALIGDLYDVSFITTYHGFCVRFLREEINKIHYPKNFIILDAEDQKTILREVFTELDINSKNLTFKQVLRFISKQKSTSDYLAYMLENKSFTPDQKDSLSSQVYQKYLDKQKRNYALDFDDLIHFTAFILDSNPDVLLKWQQMLHYIQVDEAQDSSDNQFHLVEMLSRVHQNLFLVGDPDQTIYEWRGAKPEYLVEFDQMFPGTKTIIMNQNYRSTPNILKVGNHIIKNNTVRVDKDMVTDNPEGVEVVHFHGKNDFEETLWVASEIKEILKTENAAYSDITILYRSNHLSRNIEQALIKENIPYAIFGGVRFFERREIKDVLSFLRLIVQGDNFSFLRMFNHPARGLGKKFLEKLSLLANEQNLSLLQALQNNIEDKELNKKGAADFLSLVADLKIDAQSNSISDLVKIILDKSGLSELYRKDGDDDRLENIKELVSSMMLLEKENNGPVNIVEYLQEIALYTDMDKDTENQDKVRLMTIHISKGLEFPYVFLCGFTEGVLPSALSIKERRKRAIEEERRLMYVAVTRAEKRFYMTDSEGFNFTTGLNKYPSRFLFEIKEEFYVRKGKLSPEILQASQATAASLSGSSDTAFKAGDLVMHPVWNKGKVQAVDREKNQYIVHFFEMDREKPIDFAFRFLEPASDSEENSVSPSEFLNIHEGLKSAPDPFAESLHSNTPSDIFEDENPDHSSGKNDFIDGKWPE; this is encoded by the coding sequence ATGAGTGATCCAATATTAGAAAATCTAAATCCCAACCAGCTTCAGGCAGTCAAGACTACCGAAGGCTATGTGCGTGTCATTGCCGGCGCAGGCTCCGGAAAAACAAAGGCGCTTACCTCCCGGTTTGCCTACATTGTAGACAGGCTGGGCATCAACTCTTCCAATATCCTCTGCGTGACCTTCACCAACAAGGCCGCGCAGGAAATGAAAAAACGCGTCAAGGCGCTGATCGGGGATCTGTATGATGTGAGTTTTATCACCACCTATCATGGATTCTGCGTGCGCTTCCTGCGCGAGGAGATCAACAAAATCCACTATCCTAAGAATTTTATCATACTGGATGCCGAGGACCAGAAAACCATACTAAGGGAGGTGTTCACCGAACTGGACATCAATTCCAAAAACCTGACCTTCAAACAGGTGCTGCGATTCATATCCAAACAGAAGAGCACCTCGGACTATCTGGCCTATATGCTGGAGAACAAAAGTTTTACTCCCGATCAAAAGGATTCGCTTTCCAGCCAGGTATATCAAAAGTACCTCGACAAGCAGAAGCGCAACTATGCGCTGGACTTTGACGATCTGATCCATTTTACAGCTTTCATCCTCGACAGCAATCCCGATGTGCTTTTAAAGTGGCAGCAAATGCTGCACTACATACAGGTGGATGAGGCGCAGGACAGCTCCGACAACCAGTTCCATCTGGTGGAAATGCTCTCACGCGTACACCAGAACCTTTTTCTGGTAGGCGATCCCGACCAGACCATCTACGAGTGGCGGGGGGCAAAACCCGAATATCTGGTAGAATTCGACCAGATGTTTCCAGGTACGAAGACCATCATCATGAACCAGAACTACCGCTCGACGCCCAATATCCTGAAGGTCGGCAACCACATTATCAAAAACAACACCGTCAGGGTGGACAAGGATATGGTGACCGACAATCCCGAAGGCGTAGAAGTGGTGCATTTCCACGGCAAGAATGATTTTGAGGAGACCCTCTGGGTGGCTTCCGAAATAAAGGAAATCCTGAAAACGGAAAACGCCGCCTATTCGGATATTACCATTTTATACCGCTCCAACCATCTCTCAAGAAATATAGAGCAGGCCCTGATCAAGGAAAACATCCCCTACGCCATTTTTGGAGGGGTGCGTTTCTTTGAGCGCAGGGAAATCAAGGATGTGCTCTCTTTTCTAAGGCTTATCGTGCAGGGGGACAACTTCTCCTTCCTGCGCATGTTCAACCATCCGGCAAGGGGGCTTGGAAAGAAGTTTCTGGAAAAGCTGAGCCTTCTGGCCAATGAACAGAATCTTTCGCTGCTTCAGGCTTTGCAGAACAATATAGAAGACAAAGAACTGAACAAAAAAGGCGCTGCTGATTTCCTTTCTCTGGTGGCAGATCTGAAAATAGATGCCCAAAGCAATTCGATCTCAGACCTGGTGAAGATCATACTCGATAAAAGCGGGCTTTCTGAACTCTACCGCAAGGACGGCGATGACGACAGGCTTGAGAACATCAAGGAGCTGGTAAGCTCGATGATGCTTCTGGAAAAAGAGAACAACGGACCGGTCAACATTGTGGAATACCTGCAGGAAATAGCGCTTTACACCGATATGGACAAGGATACCGAAAATCAGGACAAGGTGCGCCTGATGACCATCCACATCTCCAAAGGCCTGGAATTCCCATATGTATTCCTGTGCGGTTTCACCGAAGGGGTGCTGCCGAGCGCGCTATCGATCAAGGAACGGAGAAAGCGGGCCATCGAAGAGGAAAGAAGACTAATGTATGTCGCGGTCACGCGCGCCGAGAAGCGGTTCTACATGACCGACTCGGAAGGCTTCAACTTCACCACCGGCCTGAACAAATACCCTTCAAGGTTCCTCTTTGAGATCAAGGAGGAATTTTATGTGCGCAAAGGAAAGCTGTCCCCTGAAATCCTTCAGGCTTCCCAGGCAACTGCTGCATCCTTGTCAGGCAGTTCAGACACCGCTTTCAAAGCAGGCGATCTGGTGATGCATCCCGTATGGAACAAAGGAAAGGTCCAGGCTGTGGACAGGGAGAAAAACCAGTACATCGTGCACTTTTTTGAAATGGACAGGGAAAAGCCCATAGATTTTGCATTCCGCTTTCTGGAGCCCGCATCAGATTCTGAAGAAAACTCCGTCTCTCCTTCTGAATTCCTGAATATTCATGAAGGCCTGAAATCAGCTCCCGATCCTTTTGCAGAATCTCTACATTCAAATACGCCCTCTGATATTTTCGAAGATGAAAACCCGGACCATTCCTCTGGCAAAAATGATTTTATAGATGGAAAATGGCCTGAATAA
- a CDS encoding alpha-ketoglutarate-dependent dioxygenase AlkB family protein, protein MTGWFGFTPQPEYELKKKKMMLFDDTEIFSSGSGGRRIFDVPDADLLLIDNFFSKPESDHYYNVLYHGTQWREYEMPMYDKVVTAPRMISWYGDSSRPELKSNPRWPLELLQIRERVEDETRINFNAVLLNLYRDGTDGVGWHSDKTSSSNKNMNIASVTFGETRLFRLRHKTLKHIAPIEIPLHHGTFLLMAGSTNTFWEHQVPKTARAVLPRINLTFRQVKGA, encoded by the coding sequence TTGACAGGCTGGTTCGGCTTTACGCCCCAGCCAGAGTATGAACTAAAAAAAAAGAAGATGATGCTTTTTGATGACACAGAAATTTTTTCATCGGGCAGCGGCGGCAGAAGAATTTTTGACGTCCCCGATGCCGACCTGCTGCTGATTGATAATTTTTTCAGCAAACCCGAGTCCGACCATTATTACAATGTGCTATACCATGGCACGCAGTGGAGGGAATATGAAATGCCGATGTATGACAAGGTGGTTACCGCTCCGCGCATGATCTCCTGGTATGGCGACAGCAGCAGGCCTGAGCTGAAATCCAATCCCCGCTGGCCATTGGAACTGCTCCAGATCAGAGAGCGTGTGGAGGATGAGACGCGGATAAATTTCAATGCCGTGCTGCTGAACCTCTATAGGGACGGCACCGACGGCGTAGGATGGCACAGCGATAAAACTTCTTCGAGCAATAAGAACATGAACATTGCTTCGGTTACCTTCGGGGAAACCCGCCTGTTCCGTCTACGCCATAAGACCCTGAAACACATTGCGCCGATAGAGATTCCCCTGCATCACGGGACCTTCCTGCTGATGGCGGGAAGCACCAATACCTTTTGGGAACACCAGGTGCCCAAGACTGCAAGGGCCGTGCTTCCACGGATCAATCTTACATTCCGTCAGGTAAAAGGAGCATAA
- a CDS encoding single-stranded DNA-binding protein: MEITGRIVKDASIFKVKENREVVNFSIAVNDSYRPKGSTEVKKIVTYIDCSYWLSAGLAQWLKKGTLVQLFGRIGMNVYIGNDSQAHGSLTFHTSDIKILVFARADDTKPVPAKAPKKQQASNDPDDLPF; the protein is encoded by the coding sequence ATGGAAATCACAGGAAGAATTGTAAAGGATGCCTCAATTTTTAAGGTAAAGGAAAACCGTGAGGTGGTAAACTTCTCCATTGCGGTCAATGACAGCTACAGACCCAAAGGAAGCACGGAGGTAAAAAAGATTGTAACCTATATCGACTGCTCCTACTGGCTCAGCGCAGGATTGGCGCAGTGGCTCAAAAAAGGAACACTCGTGCAGCTTTTCGGGCGCATCGGGATGAATGTCTATATCGGAAATGACTCGCAGGCGCACGGTTCATTGACCTTTCATACCTCGGACATCAAGATACTCGTATTTGCCCGCGCTGATGATACTAAGCCTGTGCCTGCAAAAGCTCCCAAAAAACAGCAGGCATCAAACGACCCTGACGACCTGCCGTTCTAG
- the xseB gene encoding exodeoxyribonuclease VII small subunit, producing the protein MMEETLTYESAWNELSAISKEIENETISVDELASKVKRASELIAFCQGRLKAAETEVSRIIDGMENQKEG; encoded by the coding sequence ATGATGGAAGAGACACTGACGTATGAATCGGCATGGAATGAGCTTTCTGCCATTTCAAAGGAAATTGAAAACGAGACCATTTCGGTGGACGAGCTTGCCTCCAAAGTAAAAAGGGCATCGGAGCTCATTGCCTTCTGCCAGGGCAGGCTCAAGGCTGCCGAGACAGAAGTGAGCAGGATTATAGACGGTATGGAGAACCAAAAAGAAGGATAA